Below is a genomic region from Prolixibacteraceae bacterium.
ATGGTTAGGTGCAACGGCTGTTGGTAACCTTCTTTTAGGTGTAGGTAGTTGGATGTATGAAAGATTTGAGATATGGCAAGTTTGGGCCGTATTTATCATACTATGTGCAATAGCTGCTTCATTCATCTTCTCTATCATGAAGAAGATCGAAAAGTTCGGTTAATCTACCAGTATATATAACTAAATTTCAAAAGGCGAAATGCACATGCATTTCGCCTTTTTTATTCTCCAACTCAAATACATCATACCTTAAATTCATACCCTTCTCATATAGCATTACAACCTCCATTTATAAACCAATATACTCCATTCTCGCTCAACAGTCATTACAAGCTTGGGGTCTTATCTGCTGGAGGATGGATAACAAAAGAAGCTACACACCTCTTTAAAAATCAATCATCACAGTTTATCCTACGTTAATACCTTATATTCACGATGCTTCACAATATAAAATACGTGTTATACTCAATGCACAGGAATGCTACGCGTCTAAGAAACAGCTTAACTGTTAAAAGTAAAGGTCTGTGGCATCGTATCATCGATCGATAATTCGAAATAACAACTACCATAGAAATGGGAATGTAAGGGATCGAAAAGCATTAACCAGAAATGCTGGTTGCTACGATAATAGCTTCTAGATGGAAGGATACATTCACATTGACATGTTGCATCGTATTGAAAAGGACCATGAACATTCGTAGAGACATCGCTCTCTTCCGCTTGTTGAATAAGATAAAAAGGGAGCTTCTTATTCTCCCATTTAGGGTGAAGCTTAAGATGTAACGACAGATGTTCGCCATCATAGGTCGTGGTGATATCTTCTAACCCACTCTGAGGGTCACTACTCAACAGTATCTCAGAATAGTTCATCTCCAAGTGGGGGTATTCTCCTAAAAATGGGGTTTTTAGAATTCGCGAACGTGCCAATACATGACCATTAACAAATGCTTTTGTAGAAGGAAAGCTCAAACGTACTATTTCACGTAGATTATGAAGAAAGTCTATGGTCAACTTCATTTTCATTCGTTGGGCCAACTGTTTCGGTGTTTTACGATCGATATGCTGTGGTCTTGAACGGATCACTCCTTTACCTCTTACTTGGTAACACACAACTGGACCGACGATACCACTAATGTGGTTTTTCTTTATTAAAGCCATAATCATATTTTTTTAGTTACATCTTATTCTCCACCTTATTGTTGTGAAGTAGATCTAATCTATCTCTTTATTAATCAACAGATACTATTTTTTTTGATGCATGTATGATTATGTACGTTTATGTGCGATTATGTATGATTATGCGTCCACTTACATGAATAAAAACCCCTATGTTATACCCGTACCATAGAACTACTTTCATACTAACT
It encodes:
- a CDS encoding DUF6266 family protein codes for the protein MALIKKNHISGIVGPVVCYQVRGKGVIRSRPQHIDRKTPKQLAQRMKMKLTIDFLHNLREIVRLSFPSTKAFVNGHVLARSRILKTPFLGEYPHLEMNYSEILLSSDPQSGLEDITTTYDGEHLSLHLKLHPKWENKKLPFYLIQQAEESDVSTNVHGPFQYDATCQCECILPSRSYYRSNQHFWLMLFDPLHSHFYGSCYFELSIDDTMPQTFTFNS